Proteins from a genomic interval of Sparus aurata chromosome 21, fSpaAur1.1, whole genome shotgun sequence:
- the LOC115572810 gene encoding TSC22 domain family protein 2-like isoform X3, with protein sequence MSKMPAKKKSCFQITSVTQAQVAAIGATDDTESLDDPDESRTEDVSSEIYDMSRAEYEPACDRSSSEEALNNVGEPEAISVMAPSHIPQQLSSNPIGEFRKIGVSGSTQGGIGATAGLPLSTQPGAMQQPSAPAVSAGPAGVSVNTSQPAAVTSSAPPPATSTVSCTSRFRVIKLDHGTGEPFRRGRWTCTEFYEKDSESSTVSRTVDSIRHASATLDPAADRDSGLGLTGGSVVAPSTHSGQGLASVADASLLSSRMQSVEAISQQQQQIHHQNYSTRQQGGSGSIGDRPTFSSSKQTAVPAQPTVGGLPPSAPQSTLPVGQNGLPQSGIHIQKSPIMPPSAQTIAYPQQQQQQQLPLGHHLTSQSEYYQQSGQSLPVSSLSAGLQPVGQGPALVLPPASGGAPLPSQLGDVAGAGGGSVPTGQPAPSLLQQQAGGMGGVGGSILTGGPTLQQQTVSQYASAGLHPASSGVQNVPAIAVSSSVPSTVPAAVPSASSAAMPNVTTSSLPPGQVPHSKSPAALVAQGLQVTGFGHVEGGGGKSEGLNAQSPGVPGKEAVKPLMPEGLQLAAPTVNSLFGIHIPVDGDVDRKSLLSSQLNRTMRVEEFAWGEPLQGFLPGLPVWQQIKGLKGPH encoded by the coding sequence GCCAAGAAGAAGAGCTGTTTTCAGATCACCAGTGTGACTCAGGCCCAGGTGGCGGCTATAGGTGCCACCGACGACACGGAGAGTCTCGACGACCCAGACGAGTCACGGACTGAAGATGTGTCGTCGGAAATCTATGACATGTCTCGGGCTGAGTACGAGCCTGCGTGTGACAGGAGTTCATCTGAAGAAGCCCTGAATAATGTCGGAGAACCGGAGGCGATCAGTGTTATGGCACCGTCACACATACCTCAACAGCTGTCAAGCAATCCCATCGGGGAGTTTCGAAAGATTGGAGTGTCCGGCTCAACTCAAGGGGGGATCGGCGCTACAGCAGGTTTACCCCTAAGCACCCAGCCGGGGGCAATGCAGCAACCGTCTGCTCCGGCAGTCAGCGCTGGACCTGCCGGTgtgtcagtgaacacatcccAGCCTGCTGCAGTGACCAGctccgctcctcctcctgccaccTCCACGGTGAGTTGCACTTCACGTTTTAGGGTCATTAAACTCGATCATGGTACTGGAGAACCCTTTCGAAGAGGCAGGTGGACTTGCACAGAGTTTTATGAGAAAGACTCTGAGAGCTCCACTGTTAGTAGGACTGTAGATAGCATAAGACATGCCAGTGCAACACTGGACCCTGCTGCAGACCGAGACAGCGGGCTTGGGCTTACAGGAGGATCTGTGGTCGCCCCGTCAACACATTCAGGTCAGGGCTTGGCCTCTGTGGCGGATGCTTCTCTCTTGTCATCCCGTATGCAGTCAGTGGAGGCTATatcgcagcagcagcaacaaatcCACCATCAAAACTACAGCACCCGGCAGCAGGGTGGCAGTGGGTCGATTGGAGACCGACCCACTTTCTCCAGCAGTAAACAGACAGCTGTTCCAGCTCAGCCGACAGTGGGGGGTCTCCCACCTTCTGCTCCCCAGAGCACGCTCCCTGTTGGACAAAACGGCCTTCCTCAATCTGGCATCCACATACAGAAGTCTCCCATCATGCCTCCTTCAGCTCAGACCATCGCatatcctcagcagcagcagcagcagcagcttccgCTGGGCCACCACCTGACCAGCCAGTCGGAGTACTATCAGCAATCAGGCCAGTCGCTCCCTGTGTCCAGCCTCTCTGCTGGGCTGCAGCCCGTGGGTCAGGGTCCTGCCTTAGTCTTGCCGCCAGCCTCTGGAGGGGCTCCTTTGCCAAGTCAGCTTGGAGACGTtgcaggagcaggagggggaTCTGTACCTACCGGACAGCCAGCCCCAAGCCTCTTGCAGCAGCAGGCTGGAGGGATGGGTGGGGTCGGAGGCTCCATACTTACTGGTGGACCCACtttgcagcagcagactgtgagtCAGTACGCATCTGCTGGCCTCCACCCTGCATCCTCTGGTGTACAAAATGTGCCTGCCATCGCAGTGAGCTCCAGTGTGCCCTCCACTGTGCCCGCTGCTGTGCCCAGTGCCTCCAGTGCAGCCATGCCAAATGTGACAACTTCCAGTTTGCCTCCAGGTCAGGTACCCCACAGCAAGTCTCCGGCGGCTTTGGTGGCTCAGGGCCTCCAAGTGACTGGATTTGGACATGTGGAAGGTGGTGGAGGGAAGTCAGAGGGCCTCAATGCACAGTCTCCTGGTGTCCCTGGGAAGGAAGCAGTGAAGCCCCTCATGCCTGAGGGCCTGCAGCTCGCCGCACCAACCGTCAACAGCCTGTTTGGGATCCACATACCAGTCGACGGGGATGTGGACAG
- the LOC115572810 gene encoding TSC22 domain family protein 2-like isoform X4 — protein sequence MSKMPAKKKSCFQITSVTQAQVAAIGATDDTESLDDPDESRTEDVSSEIYDMSRAEYEPACDRSSSEEALNNVGEPEAISVMAPSHIPQQLSSNPIGEFRKIGVSGSTQGGIGATAGLPLSTQPGAMQQPSAPAVSAGPAGVSVNTSQPAAVTSSAPPPATSTVSCTSRFRVIKLDHGTGEPFRRGRWTCTEFYEKDSESSTVSRTVDSIRHASATLDPAADRDSGLGLTGGSVVAPSTHSGQGLASVADASLLSSRMQSVEAISQQQQQIHHQNYSTRQQGGSGSIGDRPTFSSSKQTAVPAQPTVGGLPPSAPQSTLPVGQNGLPQSGIHIQKSPIMPPSAQTIAYPQQQQQQQLPLGHHLTSQSEYYQQSGQSLPVSSLSAGLQPVGQGPALVLPPASGGAPLPSQLGDVAGAGGGSVPTGQPAPSLLQQQAGGMGGVGGSILTGGPTLQQQTVSQYASAGLHPASSGVQNVPAIAVSSSVPSTVPAAVPSASSAAMPNVTTSSLPPGQVPHSKSPAALVAQGLQVTGFGHVEGGGGKSEGLNAQSPGVPGKEAVKPLMPEGLQLAAPTVNSLFGIHIPVDGDVDRNPSKAFYRAFQSGSRLRDSKAHIDRCIWDHVRGNKMKS from the coding sequence GCCAAGAAGAAGAGCTGTTTTCAGATCACCAGTGTGACTCAGGCCCAGGTGGCGGCTATAGGTGCCACCGACGACACGGAGAGTCTCGACGACCCAGACGAGTCACGGACTGAAGATGTGTCGTCGGAAATCTATGACATGTCTCGGGCTGAGTACGAGCCTGCGTGTGACAGGAGTTCATCTGAAGAAGCCCTGAATAATGTCGGAGAACCGGAGGCGATCAGTGTTATGGCACCGTCACACATACCTCAACAGCTGTCAAGCAATCCCATCGGGGAGTTTCGAAAGATTGGAGTGTCCGGCTCAACTCAAGGGGGGATCGGCGCTACAGCAGGTTTACCCCTAAGCACCCAGCCGGGGGCAATGCAGCAACCGTCTGCTCCGGCAGTCAGCGCTGGACCTGCCGGTgtgtcagtgaacacatcccAGCCTGCTGCAGTGACCAGctccgctcctcctcctgccaccTCCACGGTGAGTTGCACTTCACGTTTTAGGGTCATTAAACTCGATCATGGTACTGGAGAACCCTTTCGAAGAGGCAGGTGGACTTGCACAGAGTTTTATGAGAAAGACTCTGAGAGCTCCACTGTTAGTAGGACTGTAGATAGCATAAGACATGCCAGTGCAACACTGGACCCTGCTGCAGACCGAGACAGCGGGCTTGGGCTTACAGGAGGATCTGTGGTCGCCCCGTCAACACATTCAGGTCAGGGCTTGGCCTCTGTGGCGGATGCTTCTCTCTTGTCATCCCGTATGCAGTCAGTGGAGGCTATatcgcagcagcagcaacaaatcCACCATCAAAACTACAGCACCCGGCAGCAGGGTGGCAGTGGGTCGATTGGAGACCGACCCACTTTCTCCAGCAGTAAACAGACAGCTGTTCCAGCTCAGCCGACAGTGGGGGGTCTCCCACCTTCTGCTCCCCAGAGCACGCTCCCTGTTGGACAAAACGGCCTTCCTCAATCTGGCATCCACATACAGAAGTCTCCCATCATGCCTCCTTCAGCTCAGACCATCGCatatcctcagcagcagcagcagcagcagcttccgCTGGGCCACCACCTGACCAGCCAGTCGGAGTACTATCAGCAATCAGGCCAGTCGCTCCCTGTGTCCAGCCTCTCTGCTGGGCTGCAGCCCGTGGGTCAGGGTCCTGCCTTAGTCTTGCCGCCAGCCTCTGGAGGGGCTCCTTTGCCAAGTCAGCTTGGAGACGTtgcaggagcaggagggggaTCTGTACCTACCGGACAGCCAGCCCCAAGCCTCTTGCAGCAGCAGGCTGGAGGGATGGGTGGGGTCGGAGGCTCCATACTTACTGGTGGACCCACtttgcagcagcagactgtgagtCAGTACGCATCTGCTGGCCTCCACCCTGCATCCTCTGGTGTACAAAATGTGCCTGCCATCGCAGTGAGCTCCAGTGTGCCCTCCACTGTGCCCGCTGCTGTGCCCAGTGCCTCCAGTGCAGCCATGCCAAATGTGACAACTTCCAGTTTGCCTCCAGGTCAGGTACCCCACAGCAAGTCTCCGGCGGCTTTGGTGGCTCAGGGCCTCCAAGTGACTGGATTTGGACATGTGGAAGGTGGTGGAGGGAAGTCAGAGGGCCTCAATGCACAGTCTCCTGGTGTCCCTGGGAAGGAAGCAGTGAAGCCCCTCATGCCTGAGGGCCTGCAGCTCGCCGCACCAACCGTCAACAGCCTGTTTGGGATCCACATACCAGTCGACGGGGATGTGGACAG